From the genome of Pelobates fuscus isolate aPelFus1 chromosome 11, aPelFus1.pri, whole genome shotgun sequence:
ATGCAAAGGATCCCTACTCATCTGTAGGCTTGAGTTCTCGATGTCGGGGTCTCTGGAGCGAGTGTGTTTATGATAACATGGCCAATATTTGGACCTGTGATATACCAGTCTCCTATCTTAGTCACCATCCAGGTGAGTTACGCCTTAGATATAGACGTAACATCACAATAGTAGCTTCAGTGATAAATCAGGCCttcttattttattgcagtatctCTGGTGGTCACACGTGCCTTGATGGTTATAAAGGGTATTCTCTCCATTATTGCATCTCCTCTTCTGGTTCTTGGAATGAAGTGTACAACAATTATTAAGAATGACGACCATCACAAAGTACAATTCTCCAAGGCTGCGATGATACTGCTTCTGATGGGAGGTATTCAATGCTATATGGTTCTACATCAAGTGCGCGAAATATGTCATTCTGATTGACATGTGTGTAGACAAGTGAACAGAAGTCTGGAACCATACTTTTATAGGGAGTATCAATGgaagtatatttttttgtttgagaATCATGTTCTCTCACAccacccaacatttcaaataaaaaaaactttaattttgGGGATGTGGCTAGGGATGTGACTAGGGGCAGGGCTATTGTGAGAAATCGTAGGTGACttgctaataacaatttatgtaactaaaatgtatttCGAACAAgatcaatgtattttatttacacagactgattgctAGACAAATTTATTGTAGTGTAAAAACACATCATTGTGAATAATATTGCTGTGGAACCTCTAGAAATGaggaacattaggatagaaaggagGAGTTAGGACCATAGTAGGGACTGAATTTTGGTTACTTTGGCTGAACGTAAATAAACAAGGGATAGATAGTTGAGTCTTTGTTCCATACATCTTACCAATAACCACCAGACTATCAATACTAATGTTGGTGCTAGAATGCTTGTGGCAATCTGTCTTCTTCTGGACTTTGATTCCCAATTTCTTTTTTTCAGGTATTTCCGGGGCGATTGCAGTGTTTTGGTTTGCATTAGACACAGCTTTGAAATACAGGACagaggtgggtaaataaaattgGAGAGCTGGAACATTCTATGTAGCATCTGTGTTTCTCATTGAACTGGCAAGGCCCCCTATCCATGGCAGGAGCATGGAATCTCCTTATCAAGGGAATTCTACTGGCATCATAGGAAGGGAGCTTGCCAAGTACTGTACAGTGTTTATCTTAGAAATACAttctaataaaaacaaagattatgAAAACTCTGAGAACGGGCAAAAGTTTAGAGAAACTCAGAagcttgcccttcggttagtACCCGCTCAGGACTAAAACATGTTTTTACTCACATTAAAAAGTGGATTTCAAACTTAAGGttaaaatagttgaactggaaaaattccaatcagctatgctttcagtacagctactctggtcttaaagggacactataggcacacagaccactacaTCTCATTGAAGCAAACTGGGTACACTGTCccctttagagaaactgcaatgcttacattgcagggataaggctgcctatagacaccagaggtgcttcctgctgtttcatagAGTTTAACAAcgtgaaatgacgctggacgtccttacgctttTGCATGAGGGTGTCCAGCGTCTTCAAAATCCCTATAGCAAAGCATTGATTtgatgctctcctatggggaagacctaatgcgcattcggTTCCACTTCACGAGGACAATGGAGGACCTGtcctggaataaggtaagtgaaaaagtttttttttgaatCCTTTCATTACTACGGGGGTGGGCAgggcagaggaacactatagtgttaggaatacagctctgtatttaaatttgaaattcactttgaattttcattttagtaCAGAACCCATGTTTATACCGAATTATCATTGATAAAGcattacttttttttacattacatattTACTGTCAGTATGCCATATAGTCTGTGATATAGGCACTGTTGCCTGTCCAGTGGCTTTCCATGGATGTCTAGTATTAGTGTTCCAGCTGCGGTTGGGGCTATATTTTGGCTAGGCTGGACACTAGTGTCATAAAGTGATGCATCATTTTGCAAGGTGCTTATTATATTGTTCTTGTTTCTTATAGTTGAGTCTGGCAGTTCCAGGGATCACGTATGAACTTGGTTACTCCTACTGGTTTGCCGTGGCCTCGGCTACATGTATTTGTGGATCAGCTTTTCTACTTGTTGGTTTATACTGCAGAATTCACGCCAGAGTGATGGAAAAACCCAGCAGCTTTCAGCACCAAAGTAATAAGAATGCAATGACCTATCTGTGACTCGCAGCTGATAAACTGGGCTAGCACCCAGATGCATGCCGAGCTTTGCAAAGCGAGAAAGTTGGCCATTGTGTGGGAATAGAAATGACTGCTAAGATAGGAATTGGCACAGTTATACCTGAAATCCAATGCCCACCGTTTCCTAACTGTCAGCTCAGGAGAAAAGAGACATGTTTCATGCCACTACCTGTGTTATCTCAACATTCTACAGGATATTTACTTGGTACCATTTGTGAATTTAAAAACCCTAAAGAAGTCTTAATAAGTGAAGTATATCACTGAGCAAAAAGTgcatatgtttttatttgttttgttttttaaatgtcataTATTTGTCATTTGtcgtttttttaaatgtcatataTTTGTCATGTTTTAATTCATAATCAACATTAAGACCTTTTCGTCCTAATGTATCCATTTCATAGATTCATTTAGCCTTATCAATGTATTAATGCGTTGCATTTTAACTatgaatgtccagtcttttttagtgaccacttagtcacaaaccctgtccaaagttagcattcctttttttttctgcattcacacaaagccTTTCACTGATCATATCATCGTCATTATACCTTTTACTGTTCtataacactaatatttgtgttcagtgatgtatcatgagtataacagtacccctcatattCAAGACAAGTTTTATGAAGTTTTGTAAAGTTAGAGGGTGAAATATagagcttgcaaattaaattctatggACTATCTGACAGGGTTTGCAGGCAAGTTCCTcaatatatcatttaaaaaaaaatcacataagtatgtaaaaataatacataaatatacacatatatggatCTCCCTGACAAGACAGGTAGTCCCTCTGCAGGAAATCTTGTAATCCGGCTGATCCGAGTCATGTGATTACGGTGTCATTACAGGACACCATTTACCCCAGGCAAATCTAATAACTCAAAAccctaaaaa
Proteins encoded in this window:
- the LOC134577435 gene encoding claudin-16-like — encoded protein: MGNSSVEILSFLLVIFSIVSFILCSTTDCWRQDAKDPYSSVGLSSRCRGLWSECVYDNMANIWTCDIPVSYLSHHPVSLVVTRALMVIKGILSIIASPLLVLGMKCTTIIKNDDHHKVQFSKAAMILLLMGGISGAIAVFWFALDTALKYRTELSLAVPGITYELGYSYWFAVASATCICGSAFLLVGLYCRIHARVMEKPSSFQHQSNKNAMTYL